The following are encoded together in the Arvicanthis niloticus isolate mArvNil1 chromosome 9, mArvNil1.pat.X, whole genome shotgun sequence genome:
- the Cd8a gene encoding T-cell surface glycoprotein CD8 alpha chain: MASRLTCFLLLNLLLLDVPRLQSSRQFRMSPKKMDAKVGQKVELTCEVLWTTSQGCSWLFQSSSSKQPQPIFIVYLPLSNSGKKWNDKLDPELFSAKREEKTKCILILNKFVEENQGYYFCSVTSNSVMYFSPLVPVFEKVHSTTTKPVSRAPTPVPPNGTSRPLRPEACRPGAGSSVEETGLDFACSIYIWAPLAGLCGLLLLSLVATLICYHRNRRRVCKCPRPLVRQEGKPRPSEKFV, encoded by the exons ATGGCCTCACGGTTGACCTGCTTTCTGTTGCTGAACCTGCTTCTGCTGG ATGTCCCTAGGCTCCAGAGTTCCAGACAGTTCCGAATGTCGCCAAAGAAAATGGACGCCAAAGTTGGCCAGAAGGTGGAGCTGACATGCGAAGTGCTTTGGACCACTTCGCAAGGATGCTCTTGGCTCTTCCAGAGCTCCAGCTCCAAACAACCCCAGCCCATCTTCATCGTCTATTTACCTTTATCGAACTCCGGGAAGAAGTGGAACGATAAACTGGATCCGGAATTGTTCTCTgccaagagggaggagaagaccaAGTGCATCCTCATCCTGAACAAATTCGTCGAGGAAAACCAAGGCTACTATTTCTGCTCAGTCACCAGCAACTCAGTGATGTACTTCAGTCCTCTCGTGCCAGTCTTTGAGAAAG TGCACTCTACTACTACCAAGCCAGTGTCGCGAGCTCCCACACCGGTGCCCCCTAACGGGACATCTCGGCCCCTGAGACCAGAAGCTTGCCGGCCCGGGGCCGGCAGCTCAG TGGAGGAGACGGGATTGGACTTCGCCTGTAGTATTTACATCTGGGCACCCTTGGCCGGACTCTGCGGGCTCCTTCTGCTGTCCCTGGTCGCCACTCTCATCTGCTACCACA GGAACCGAAGGCGTGTTTGCAAGTGTCCCAG ACCCCTAGTCAGACAAGAAGGCAAGCCCAGACCTTCAGAGAAATTTGTGTAA